The Solanum pennellii chromosome 11, SPENNV200 genome contains a region encoding:
- the LOC107003028 gene encoding something about silencing protein 10-like isoform X2, whose product MGKKSGKFKKKENNSSKKSKSDFYNEDDDMMNDAIDVFHEKRDIIPLNVNEDSAESDEDNEHPVYDLKEDEDEEAEDDDFDDAELTGLGAKIARTQKYLQATMGGVEDEMHDEAEQEKEEASLWGRAKKSYYQNKENVEESSDEDLIAEEEAEVLRMQQKKAKSLSAADFGIEDDELTFEEILVQGKTGSAVSADEEANNETGTAYEEVQKDLNALTKEEQMDVVYSSAPELVGLLSELGETLEQLDNKVNPLFNKINGKNMIKGGMHYIEVKKLLLLSYCQAITFYLLLKSEGQPVRDHPVISRLVEIKNLLNKMKELDGYLPSKLEDLLHKNVDNITGVKLVGRTLDSESLPSSDKPSVVSTDIKEAEPQEAELVDANGLDIQRKKESKRKRQDDHVGTQSMEMLKVRASLEEKLKQTGVLSSIAWKTEKQNKRSRLLNGLLATPDDFDDDAMGAEDDRETRSLNKLSRLLTPQVAKPKIISGDDDLPKRDDIGERRRKHELRVLAGAGVEPTDDVNHETGDHASDDVATSDDSEMDSDMEFYREVEKQHSAKLAAKEKMYSRSPAMLSTPETVVDGKRQINYQMEKNRGLTRNRKKQDKNPRKKYRGKHEKAQKRREGQVQKIKKPSGPYGGETTGINVGISRSIRFKG is encoded by the exons ATGGGAAAGAAATCAGGGaagttcaagaagaaggaaaacaactcttcaaagaaatcaaaaagtgatttttacaatgaagatgatgatatgatgaatgatGCTATTGATGTCT TTCATGAAAAGAGAGATATCATTCCACTGAATGTTAATGAAGATTCTGCAGAGTCGGATGAGGATAATGAGCATCCCGTGTATGATCTTAAG GAGGATGAAGATGAGGAGGCTGAAGATGACGACTTTGATGATGCTGAACTTACTGGCCTTGGTGCTAAAA TTGCAAGGACACAGAAATATCTACAAGCTACAATGGGTGGGGTTGAGGATGAAATGCACGATGAAGCTGAGCAGGAGAAAGAAGAGGCGTCTCTGTGGGGAAGAGCAAAGAAAAGttattatcaaaataaagag AATGTCGAAGAGTCAAGTGATGAGGACCTTATCGCCGAGGAGGAGGCAGAGGTATTGAGAATGCAGCAGAAAAAAGCTAAATCCTTATCTGCAGCAGATTTTGGTATTGAAGATGATGAACTCACATTTGAG GAAATTTTGGTCCAAGGAAAAACTGGATCAGCAGTTTCTGCAGATGAAGAAGCTAATAATGAAACTGGTACTGCTTATGAGGAAGTGCAGAAGGATTTGAATGCTTTGACAAAAGAAGAGCAAATGGATGTTGTCTATAG TTCTGCACCTGAATTGGTTGGTTTGCTGTCTGAGCTTGGTGAAACGCTTGAGCAGCTCGATAACAAAGTTAATCCCCTATTCAACAAG ATTAATGGAAAGAATATGATAAAAGGCGGGATGCACTACATTGAGGTGAAGAAGCTGCTGCTGCTGTCATATTGCCAAGCTATAACTTTCTACCTTCTTCTCAAATCTGAGGGGCAGCCAGTTCGTGATCATCCAGTCATTTCACGCCTTGTGGAGATCAAGAATCTGTTGAATAAG ATGAAAGAACTTGATGGATATCTTCCTTCTAAACTAGAAGACTTGTTACACAAGAATGTTGATAATATAACTGGTGTAAAGTTGGTGGGAAGGACCTTGGATTCTGAATCTCTTCCCAGTAGTGACAAGCCTTCTGTGGTATCAACTGATATTAAAGAAGCAGAG CCTCAGGAAGCTGAGTTGGTGGACGCAAATGGTTTAGACATTCAACGGAAAAAGGAATCAAAACGCAAACGCCAG GATGATCACGTTGGTACCCAAAGCATGGAAATGTTGAAAGTGAGAGCTTCCCTTGAGGAAAAACTGAAGCAGACAGGTGTCTTAAGTTCCATTGCATGGAAAACTGAAAAACAAAACAAGCGCTCACGGCTACTGAATGG GCTGTTGGCAACTCCTGATGATTTTGATGATGATGCCATGGGTGCTGAAGATGATCGCGAGACGCGAAGTTTAAACAAGCTATCTAGGCTTCTAACTCCGCAAGTAGCAAAACCCAAG ATAATTTCTGGTGATGATGATTTACCTAAACGAGATGACattggagaaaggagaagaaagcATGAACTGAGAGTTCTAGCCGGAGCTGGAGTTGAACCTACTGATGATGTCAACCATGAGACTGGTGACCATGCAAGCGATGATGTTGCTACTTCTGACGATAGTGAAATGGACTCAGATATGGAATTCTACAGAGAAGTCGAAAAACAACATTCAGCTAAGCTTGCTGCTAAAGAAAAGATGTATTCCAG ATCCCCAGCTATGCTGTCAACACCAGAAACCGTTGTGGATGGGAAGCGCCAGATAAATTACCAG ATGGAGAAAAACAGAGGCCTTACTCGTAACCGTAAGAAGCAAGATAAAAATCCAAGGAAGAAATACAGG GGGAAACATGAAAAGGCTCAGAAACGTAGAGAAGGACAAGttcaaaaaattaagaaaccAAGTGGTCCTTATGGTGGAGAAACTACAGGAATTAATGTAGGTATTAGTCGAAGTATCCGATTCAAGGGGTAA
- the LOC107003028 gene encoding something about silencing protein 10-like isoform X1, with product MGKKSGKFKKKENNSSKKSKSDFYNEDDDMMNDAIDVFHEKRDIIPLNVNEDSAESDEDNEHPVYDLKEDEDEEAEDDDFDDAELTGLGAKIARTQKYLQATMGGVEDEMHDEAEQEKEEASLWGRAKKSYYQNKENVEESSDEDLIAEEEAEVLRMQQKKAKSLSAADFGIEDDELTFEEILVQGKTGSAVSADEEANNETGTAYEEVQKDLNALTKEEQMDVVYSSAPELVGLLSELGETLEQLDNKVNPLFNKINGKNMIKGGMHYIEVKKLLLLSYCQAITFYLLLKSEGQPVRDHPVISRLVEIKNLLNKMKELDGYLPSKLEDLLHKNVDNITGVKLVGRTLDSESLPSSDKPSVVSTDIKEAEPQEAELVDANGLDIQRKKESKRKRQVNGDDHVGTQSMEMLKVRASLEEKLKQTGVLSSIAWKTEKQNKRSRLLNGLLATPDDFDDDAMGAEDDRETRSLNKLSRLLTPQVAKPKIISGDDDLPKRDDIGERRRKHELRVLAGAGVEPTDDVNHETGDHASDDVATSDDSEMDSDMEFYREVEKQHSAKLAAKEKMYSRSPAMLSTPETVVDGKRQINYQMEKNRGLTRNRKKQDKNPRKKYRGKHEKAQKRREGQVQKIKKPSGPYGGETTGINVGISRSIRFKG from the exons ATGGGAAAGAAATCAGGGaagttcaagaagaaggaaaacaactcttcaaagaaatcaaaaagtgatttttacaatgaagatgatgatatgatgaatgatGCTATTGATGTCT TTCATGAAAAGAGAGATATCATTCCACTGAATGTTAATGAAGATTCTGCAGAGTCGGATGAGGATAATGAGCATCCCGTGTATGATCTTAAG GAGGATGAAGATGAGGAGGCTGAAGATGACGACTTTGATGATGCTGAACTTACTGGCCTTGGTGCTAAAA TTGCAAGGACACAGAAATATCTACAAGCTACAATGGGTGGGGTTGAGGATGAAATGCACGATGAAGCTGAGCAGGAGAAAGAAGAGGCGTCTCTGTGGGGAAGAGCAAAGAAAAGttattatcaaaataaagag AATGTCGAAGAGTCAAGTGATGAGGACCTTATCGCCGAGGAGGAGGCAGAGGTATTGAGAATGCAGCAGAAAAAAGCTAAATCCTTATCTGCAGCAGATTTTGGTATTGAAGATGATGAACTCACATTTGAG GAAATTTTGGTCCAAGGAAAAACTGGATCAGCAGTTTCTGCAGATGAAGAAGCTAATAATGAAACTGGTACTGCTTATGAGGAAGTGCAGAAGGATTTGAATGCTTTGACAAAAGAAGAGCAAATGGATGTTGTCTATAG TTCTGCACCTGAATTGGTTGGTTTGCTGTCTGAGCTTGGTGAAACGCTTGAGCAGCTCGATAACAAAGTTAATCCCCTATTCAACAAG ATTAATGGAAAGAATATGATAAAAGGCGGGATGCACTACATTGAGGTGAAGAAGCTGCTGCTGCTGTCATATTGCCAAGCTATAACTTTCTACCTTCTTCTCAAATCTGAGGGGCAGCCAGTTCGTGATCATCCAGTCATTTCACGCCTTGTGGAGATCAAGAATCTGTTGAATAAG ATGAAAGAACTTGATGGATATCTTCCTTCTAAACTAGAAGACTTGTTACACAAGAATGTTGATAATATAACTGGTGTAAAGTTGGTGGGAAGGACCTTGGATTCTGAATCTCTTCCCAGTAGTGACAAGCCTTCTGTGGTATCAACTGATATTAAAGAAGCAGAG CCTCAGGAAGCTGAGTTGGTGGACGCAAATGGTTTAGACATTCAACGGAAAAAGGAATCAAAACGCAAACGCCAGGTAAATGGT GATGATCACGTTGGTACCCAAAGCATGGAAATGTTGAAAGTGAGAGCTTCCCTTGAGGAAAAACTGAAGCAGACAGGTGTCTTAAGTTCCATTGCATGGAAAACTGAAAAACAAAACAAGCGCTCACGGCTACTGAATGG GCTGTTGGCAACTCCTGATGATTTTGATGATGATGCCATGGGTGCTGAAGATGATCGCGAGACGCGAAGTTTAAACAAGCTATCTAGGCTTCTAACTCCGCAAGTAGCAAAACCCAAG ATAATTTCTGGTGATGATGATTTACCTAAACGAGATGACattggagaaaggagaagaaagcATGAACTGAGAGTTCTAGCCGGAGCTGGAGTTGAACCTACTGATGATGTCAACCATGAGACTGGTGACCATGCAAGCGATGATGTTGCTACTTCTGACGATAGTGAAATGGACTCAGATATGGAATTCTACAGAGAAGTCGAAAAACAACATTCAGCTAAGCTTGCTGCTAAAGAAAAGATGTATTCCAG ATCCCCAGCTATGCTGTCAACACCAGAAACCGTTGTGGATGGGAAGCGCCAGATAAATTACCAG ATGGAGAAAAACAGAGGCCTTACTCGTAACCGTAAGAAGCAAGATAAAAATCCAAGGAAGAAATACAGG GGGAAACATGAAAAGGCTCAGAAACGTAGAGAAGGACAAGttcaaaaaattaagaaaccAAGTGGTCCTTATGGTGGAGAAACTACAGGAATTAATGTAGGTATTAGTCGAAGTATCCGATTCAAGGGGTAA